GACACCATTCCCAGCAGGAGAAAACCGTATGTAATGTGGGCAATAATTGTTGCGAATATCACCATTTTCATATACGAGCTCTCGCTATCGAATGGTGAGTTACTTCTTTTTATATATCACCATGGATTGGTGCCGGCACGATATACAAAGGGGCATGTTTTGTTATACAGCAGATTCTTGATTCAATACAATCGTTTTGACCTTTCGCCTTTTGTGACTTCCATTTTTTTGCATGGTGGATGGATGCATCTAATCGGGAACATGTGGACACTATTCATTTTCGGAGACAACGTCGAAGATACCCTTGGCCATTTCAGGTTCTTCGTTTATTACATGTTCTGGGGTTTAGGTGCCAGTACCCTGCAATTTCTCATTTCTCCTACTTCTCAGGTACCTGTTATTGGTGCCTCAGGAGCCATTGCCGGGGTAATGGGTGCTTATCTTTATTTCTTTCCCTGGAGCAGAATTCTCACGTTCATACCCATCTTTTTCCTCCCGTTCATCGTGGAAATACCGGCTTTCATCTTCTTGCTCATATGGTTCTTCATTCAATTTTTCAGCGGTGCCTTTTCGATAATCGGGTTAGACTTTTCAGGAGTAGCGTGGTGGGCACACGTTGGAGGTTTTCTTGCTGGTCTTTATATGGCGAGGTTTTTTTCGAAAAAGTATTTTGAGGATTGATTGAAAATGTGGTCAAATCGGAGGTGTTTTAATGGACAAAGCATATGTTGCTCTCGAATCGACTGTTATAGCCCATGGCCTTCCATGGCCTGCAAATTTTGAGACGGCCGTGGCGATGGAAGAAGAAGTGAAAAAGAATGGTTCAGTACCAAGAACCATAGGCATTATCGGAGGAGAAATCAAAATAGGTATCACGCGGGACGAGATAAAATACCTTTCAACGGCGAAGAACGTTATGAAAGTCGGCACTGCTGAAATAGCGGTAGCTGTGGCGCTGAAAAAGGATGCTGCTACCACTGTGAGTGCAACGATGAAACTTGCAGCCAGAGAGGGAATAGAGGTATTTGCAACAGGTGGTATCGGAGGTGTTCATAAAGGTGTCGAATGGGATGTTTCACAAGACATTGTTGAACTGTCAAAGACCAACATGATAGTGGTTTCTGCAGGCGTGAAGAGCATTCTCGATGTAGAAAAAACCCTGGAGTTTCTGGAGACTTTTCAAGTTACTGTGGTGGGTTACAGGACAGATAGATTCCCGCTATTCCATACACGTTTCAGTAAATTTCCGGTGAATATCACTGTGAATACTCCCGAGGAAATCGCTGCGATATTCGAAGAGAAGAAAAGATTGGGGATAGAAGGTGCTATACTCGTAGCAAATCCCATACCCACGGAATATGAGATTCCTCACTATGAGCTTATGAAATACATTGAGACAGCAATAACTGAGGCAACAAGCAAAAACATCTCTGGAAAGAGCCTCACTCCCTTTCTGTTGAACCGCTTGGGAGAACTCTCGGATGGTAAGACTCTTGAAGCGAATATCGCCCTGCTTAAAAACAACGCTGCACTGGCAGGACAAATTGCAAAGGTGTTGAAAGAGCTATGAATAGGGTATTTAAAAATTGCAGAATTTATAATCCGTGCACAGGTAACTATGTCTTTGGTGACCTATTCATTGAAGGTGGTGTAATTGTAAACCGCGAGCCAGAAAAGGCTGAAGTTATTGACCTTGGTGGAAGATATGTTTATCCCGGTATGGTTGATTCTCATGCCCATCTTGTAGCAACAGGTAAGAAGCGGTTTACCCTTGATCTTACAAATATCACTTCTGAATCTCAGTTTGTTGCAACATTGAAGGAATGGGAACGAGATCATTCTTACATGTTTATCAACGGACGGGGCTGGGATCAGGAGAGACTCGGTTTTGTCCCTGATAAAAAATTTCTCGACAATGTTACTAATATTCCTGTGGTACTCGTGCGTAAATGTGGTCATATAGCCACGGTCAATAGTTCGATGATACAGAAATATTCTCTGCATGATCTTCATGGCATCGATGAAACGGATCTTAATACGGGAATTATTAAAGAACGGGCTCTAGAAATGCTGTATAAGAGACTTTCGCTCAGAAAAGAGGATATAGAAAGGTATTTGAGAACCGGTGCGAGTGAATTTTTAAAATACGGAGTCACAAGTGTGCATAGTGACGATTACCATGATGCTTTTCTTCAGGATTTAATGGATGTTCTTTCGACTCAGAACTATATAAGGATATATGAGAAACTCAAGGTAGAATCTCTGTCGGAACTCGAGAATCTCCCGACTCTACAGAAATATGAAACAGATTTCTTCACTTTGAGAGCTGCGAAGATTTATCTCGACGGCTCCTTTGGATCACGGACAGCTGCTTTGCGCGAATCTTACACCGATGAATGGAATAATAATGGGATACTCTACCTTTCAGGACGGGAGTTATTACCCTTCGTGCAAATGGCCGAAAGCAAAGGAATACAATTGAACGTCCATGTGATAGGCGACAGGGCACTGGATGAAGCCCTGGAGGCTTTCAAAGTAATCAAAGGCGGTAACCCGTTGAAGCACAGATTGATACATGTACAGATCGCCTGGAGGGAACAAATCGAATTAATTGCCAGATTGAAACTCAAAGTGTCCATTCAGCCAATATTTTTTAAAACAGACAAAGAAATGGCCATTTCCCGACTTGGACCCAACCGAATCAAGAGCGCTTATCCCTTCAAAGCGCTCTTGAAAGCTGGAATTGAACTTGCATTATCCACTGATTCGCCTGTTGAAGGGGTCAATCCCTATCAGAATATGCAGGTAGCGGAAGCGTTTTTTGATAGGAAGGATATTCTGTATATGTACATGGTTTCTGGCAGGTTACTGGAAAACAGAAGCTTAGTTTTGCCACTTAGTACAGGTTCAAAGGCAGATTTTTTTGTTCTTGAAAGGGAGCTTTTATCTGTTCCTGCTAATGAACTCGATACTTTAGAAGTCATAATGACAGTCCTTGATGGCAGGATCGTTCATACGAACGGGACATTTTGAAGTTTTCAAAATCACCGTCTAGCAGTTTACTCTGTAACTGATAATTTACTGTAATTACAATTATAGTTAATACTAAAAGGTGGTACTCTTTTCTTTTCGGGATGAGGGTTATAGCATTTAACAGATAAGGTTATATGTTTAAATCAATAGACTTCATTTCTGTAACTGCCTTGCTTTATGGCACAACGCGCTTTTCCAGGACTTGTTGCGTTATTTTCAGTTAGATGTTAAAATTATTTATAGCAGTAAAAAAAGCGGCCTAAGCCGCTTTGGTGGGCTCGGGTGGATTCGAACCACCGACCGCCCGGTTATGAGCCGGAAGCTCTAACCAAACTGAGCTACGAGCCCGATACTAAAAGAATTATAATACCCACCATGGCTTCTGTCAATAGGTTGGGAGATGGTAGAATGAAGAGAAACTTTGTAGAGAACTCGGTCAATGATCCCGTAAAATATTTCACATGTAGATACCCCAGGTTACTGGTTATACGGGCAGCGTTTAAACTACTCAAAGATGGTAAGAGCCTCAGTCAGAAAGACATGGAAGGACTTATACAGAAGATGCTGAAAAAGAGATGAGAATCACTCTCATCTCTTTTTTCTCAAAACTTCACCGATCGGCGGGAGAAAGTCTTTTTTTCTGGACATAACACCTTTGAGTACCACGCTATTGTCATCATCGAGTTTCACGTTGAAAGCTTCTTCGATTA
This genomic interval from Kosmotoga pacifica contains the following:
- a CDS encoding pseudouridine-5'-phosphate glycosidase, producing the protein MDKAYVALESTVIAHGLPWPANFETAVAMEEEVKKNGSVPRTIGIIGGEIKIGITRDEIKYLSTAKNVMKVGTAEIAVAVALKKDAATTVSATMKLAAREGIEVFATGGIGGVHKGVEWDVSQDIVELSKTNMIVVSAGVKSILDVEKTLEFLETFQVTVVGYRTDRFPLFHTRFSKFPVNITVNTPEEIAAIFEEKKRLGIEGAILVANPIPTEYEIPHYELMKYIETAITEATSKNISGKSLTPFLLNRLGELSDGKTLEANIALLKNNAALAGQIAKVLKEL
- a CDS encoding rhomboid family intramembrane serine protease; protein product: MFPLRDTIPSRRKPYVMWAIIVANITIFIYELSLSNGELLLFIYHHGLVPARYTKGHVLLYSRFLIQYNRFDLSPFVTSIFLHGGWMHLIGNMWTLFIFGDNVEDTLGHFRFFVYYMFWGLGASTLQFLISPTSQVPVIGASGAIAGVMGAYLYFFPWSRILTFIPIFFLPFIVEIPAFIFLLIWFFIQFFSGAFSIIGLDFSGVAWWAHVGGFLAGLYMARFFSKKYFED
- a CDS encoding amidohydrolase; this translates as MNRVFKNCRIYNPCTGNYVFGDLFIEGGVIVNREPEKAEVIDLGGRYVYPGMVDSHAHLVATGKKRFTLDLTNITSESQFVATLKEWERDHSYMFINGRGWDQERLGFVPDKKFLDNVTNIPVVLVRKCGHIATVNSSMIQKYSLHDLHGIDETDLNTGIIKERALEMLYKRLSLRKEDIERYLRTGASEFLKYGVTSVHSDDYHDAFLQDLMDVLSTQNYIRIYEKLKVESLSELENLPTLQKYETDFFTLRAAKIYLDGSFGSRTAALRESYTDEWNNNGILYLSGRELLPFVQMAESKGIQLNVHVIGDRALDEALEAFKVIKGGNPLKHRLIHVQIAWREQIELIARLKLKVSIQPIFFKTDKEMAISRLGPNRIKSAYPFKALLKAGIELALSTDSPVEGVNPYQNMQVAEAFFDRKDILYMYMVSGRLLENRSLVLPLSTGSKADFFVLERELLSVPANELDTLEVIMTVLDGRIVHTNGTF